From Homalodisca vitripennis isolate AUS2020 chromosome 1, UT_GWSS_2.1, whole genome shotgun sequence, the proteins below share one genomic window:
- the LOC124352913 gene encoding SAYSvFN domain-containing protein 1: protein MDKKLAEYRAQKKRKEFIQSSKERFYSIFRNVKLKDEMNEEESHKDEGIEIEHDHCSISSDGDTSSTDENQCCDELTYSKISLYFSLWLILFSLAIYLEFGAVYFVISLMYIIWTNTRTGPKRRGEISAYSVFNPNCEAIDGTLKPEQFEKEIRYGVL, encoded by the exons ATGGATAAAAAATTAGCAGAGTACAGAGcccaaaagaaaagaaaagagtTTATACAGTCATCAAAAGAAAGGTTTTATTCCATTTTTCGAAATGTCaaattaaaagatgaaatgaaTGAAGAAGAAAGTCATAAG GATGAAGGAATAGAGATAGAACATGATCATTGCAGTATTTCATCAGATGGAGATACCAGTTCTACCGATGAAAACCAATGCTGTGATGAACTAACATATTCCAAGATATCTCTGTATTTTTCACTGTGGTTAATATTGTTTTCGTTAGCAATATACCTTGAATTTGGAgctgtttattttgtaatatctcTAATGTACATAATCTGGACGAACACTAGGACAGGACCAAAGAGGAGAGGGGAAATTAGTGCATACTCTGTGTTTAATCCCAACTGTGAGGCGATCGACGGCACTTTGAAACCTGAACAGTTTGAAAAAGAGATTCGATATGGTGTATTGTGA